Part of the Stackebrandtia endophytica genome is shown below.
TGGCTGCTCATCACGGTCACGTGGTGCCCGCCGGTCAGACTCCCGACTATCTCGGTGGCGTGGACATCGGAGCCCTCGGCCGACCGGACCTGGTTTCGGTGCTGCATCGGTTGGGAATTCACACCTTGGGGGAGTTCGCCGCGTTGCCGGCAGCCTCAGTGGTGGACCGCTTCGGTGCCGATGCCCGGTTCGCTCAACGGTTGGCCGCGGGGGAGGACACCAGACCACCGGTGCCTCGCACACCGCCACCGGACCTGACGGTCTCGGTGGACTGCGATCCGCCGTTGGAACGGGTGGATGTGGCAGCCTTCACCGCTAGGGCGTTGGCGGTGCAGCTGCATCGTCTGTTGGGAATGCACGGCCTGGCCTGTTCTCGGTTGATCGTGTCGGCGACGACCGGAACCGGTGTTCAGTTGAGCCGGGTATGGCGTCACGAGGGTGCGTTGAGCGCTGACGGGGTGGCAGACCGGGTGCGGTGGCAACTCGACGGCTGGCTCACCGGCCGAAAGTCCGTCCTTAGCGGGATCACCGCCCTGAGCCTGGTTCCCGATGGCCTGCTGTCACAGACACAGGCTCAACCGGGCCTGTGGGGGAACGACGGTTCATCCGAAGCACGGGCGGTCCGGGCGCTGACCCGGGTGCAGGGGATGTTGGGAGCCGAAGGTGTGGTTACCGCGGTGCCCGACGGTGGACGAGGTCAGGGAGAACGAGTTCGCCTGGTGCCCTGGGGCGAACCACGTGAGGCGATTCGGCCGGTGGATCGCCCGTGGCCGGGGGCGTTGCCGCCTCCGGCGCCGGCCTTGTTGCTGAATCCGCCGGAGCCGGTGTCGGTGTGCGATGACACCGGTGGCCTCGTTGAGATCTCGGGAAGGTACCGGGCCAGTGCTGATCCGGCAACCGTGCGATTTGGTAACGGCACGGAGGTCGCGATAACGGACTGGGCAGGTCCCTGGCCGGTTTCGGAACGGTGGTGGGGATCGGGGCAACGCCGATATGCCCGGATTCAAGTGGTGCTGGCCGACGACCGCGCCCTGCTGCTGATCGTGGAGAACCGGCAGTGGTTCATCGAGGGTGGCTATGACTGATTACGCGGAGCTGCACTGTCACTCGTATTTCAGTTTCGGTGACGGCGCGGATTCTCCACAGCGGCTGGTGACCGAGGCTGCCCGACTGGGTCTTTCAGGGCTGGCCATCACCGATCACGATGGCTATTACGGGGTGGCTCAGTTCGCCGAAGCCGCCCAAGAGGTGGCGATCCCAACGGTGTTCGGGGCCGAACTCAGTCTGGACCTTCCCGGGCCGCGGACCGGCACCGTTGACCCCGGTGGGAACCACCTGGTGGTGTTGGCTCGGGATCCAGAGGGGTATCAACGCTTGTCTCGGGCGATCACCGTCGCGCAGTTGGCGGGAAGCAAGGCGAAACCGAAGTACTCATTGGACGATCTGGCGAGGTCGGCCGATGGTCATTGGCTGGTGTTGACCGGGTGTCGGCGAGGCGCGGTCCCGTTGGCATTGGAGACCGGCGGGATGTCGGCGGCGGGGGAGCGGTTGGATCAGCTGATCGGATTGTTCGGCAGGTCGAATGTGGCAGTCGAGCTGATCCATCACGATCAACCCGGCGACGACGACCGAATCGATGCGTTGGTCGAATTGGCTCGGCGGTACCGGGTTCCCACTGTGGCCACCAATAATGTGCACTACGCCTCACCCAGCCGACAACAGCTGGCTCAGGTGCAGGCCGCGACGCGGTCGGGGCGAACTCTGGAGGAGGTGGACGGGTGGCTTCCGGCCGCGGCCACCGCACACCTGCGAAGTCCCGACGAGATGTTGACCCGGTTCGCCGCGCACCCCGAGGCGGTGGCGATGGCTGCGGAACTGGCCGCCGAATGCGCGTTCGACCTGAAGCTGGTGAAGCCGGAGCTTCCGACGTTCTCGGTGCCGGATTCCCATAGCGAGTTTTCGTACCTTGCCGAGCTGACACTGGGGGGAGCCGCCAACCGGTACGGTCCGTCGGACGATGAACAGGCCGCTGCCGCCTACGATCAATTGGACAATGAGCTCACTGTCATCAGGGGACTGGACTTCTCCGGTTATTTCCTGATCGTCGCCGACATCGTCAGATTTTGCAGGGACGCCGGAATCCTCTGCCAGGGGCGTGGATCGGCCGCGAACTCGGCGGTTTGTTACGCGCTGGGCATCACCAATGTGGATGCGGTGCGTTTCAACCTGCTCTTCGAACGGTTTCTGTCATCGGATCGGGACGGTCCGCCCGACATCGATCTGGATATCGAGTCGGGGCGTCGAGAGGAGGCCATCCAGTACGTCTACGAACGTTACGGGCGAAGCAACGCCGCTCAAGTGGCGAACGTGATCTCTTACCGGCCACGTTCGGCGATCCGGGACGTGGCGAAGGCCTTGGGGTATTCGCACCAACAGGCGTTGGACTGGAGCAAACAGTTGGACCGGTGGGGGAAGGTCCAGGGAAGCGATGCCGAGGGGCTGCCGGGCGAGGTGGAGCGGTTGGCCGACGACCTGCTGACCGTTCCGCGGCACTTGGGCCTTCATCCCGGGGGCATGGTCATCTGTGCGACACCGGTGTCCGAGGTGGTGCCCATCGAGTGGGCGAGAGCTACCAACCGCAGTGTTCTCCAATGGGATAAGGACGATTGCGCATTCGCCGGCCTGGTCAAGTTCGACCTTTTGGGATTGGGAATGCTGACGGCGCTTCAGGAGGCGATCAGATTGGTCGCCGACCAGCACCAGGTCACCGTGGATTTGGCGAAGCTGCCGCAGGAGGACGAGGTCTACGACATGCTGTGCGCCGCCGATACGGTGGGAGTGTTCCAAGTGGAGTCTCGGGCACAGATGGGAACGTTGCCTCGGTTGCGTCCTCGAGAGTTCTACGACCTCGTCGTTGAGGTGGCGCTGATTCGCCCCGGCCCCATTCAAGGTGGTTCGGTGCATCCGTACCTGTCGCGGCGGTCGGCTGAGAAGAAAGAGGTCGGCTCCAGTCGGTGGCGGGATCATGTGCATCCCCGATTGCACAAGGCACTGGAGCACACCTATGGCGTGCCGCTGTTTCAGGAGCAGTTGATGCAGATGGCCGTAGACGCGGCGGGTTTCAACCCCGCCGAGGCCGATCAGCTGCGACGGGCCATGGGATCGAAGCGTTCCGCCGAGCGAATGGAACGGCTGAAGGGACGGCTGTACGCCGGTATGGCCGAACGGGGAATCGCCGGACAGACCGCCGATGAGGTGTTCGAGCAGTTGGCGGGGTTCGCCGACTTCGGGTTTCCCGAGAGCCACGCGGCGAGTTTCGCTCACATCGTGTACAGCAGCGCCTGGTTGAAATGTCACTACCCGGCCGCCTTCACTGCCGCACTGCTCAACGCGCAGCCCATGGGGTTCTATTCGGTCAACACGCTGGTCGCCGACGCCCGTCGACACGGGGTCGAGGTCAGACGTCCCGACGTCAACATCAGTGAGGTCAAGGCGAGTTTGGAACCTGACGGTCGGCAGCCAGCGGGGTCGGTGCGGGCGACCGCCGCCATCCGGTTGGGGATCAGCCAGATCCGAGGGATCAACTCGGCCACCGCGGAACGGGTGGTCGCCGGTCGGCCGTATTCCAGTCTGTCCGATGTCGTCAGACGGGCAGGGTTGTCTCTGGCACAGCTTGAGGCCCTTGCCACCGCCGATGCGTTCGCCTCACTGGGGATCGAACGTCGCCAGGCGCTGTGGCTCGCCGGTATCGCGGCACAGGAGCAGGTGGACATGTTGCCCGGTACCACGACCACAACGGTCGCTCCGGCGTTGCCGGGAATGAGTGCCGTGGAGCTGTCCGGGGCCGACTACTGGTCGGTGCGGTTGTCTCCGGACTCTCACCCGGTGCAGTTCGCACGTGGACTGTTGGATGCCGGTGGCGTGTTGCGTATCGAGGACCTCGCCACACACGCCAAGGGCAGTCGAGTGTGGGTGGCCGGTCTGGTGACTCATCGGCAGCGTCCGTCGACGGCGGGTGGGATCACGTTTCTCAATGTTGAGGACGAGACCGGAATGCTGAACGTGATCTGTTCGGAGGGCTTGTGGCGGCGGTATCGCCGGTTGGCTCGTAGCGCGGTGGCTCTGCGGGTCCGAGGAGTGTTGGAAGGCACCGAGGGGGTGGTGAACCTGATGGCCGACAAGTTGATCGAGCTGGAGCTTCCGATCAGACCGGGCACGTCACGAGATTTTCGGTGATACCTGCGTGTCGACTTGACTCACTCCCCTTGTTGGTAATGAAATTGGTTTGCAATTTCATTATGTGGGCCGTGACAGCGGACCCGGTTGAAGGGGGAATCATGAAAATTGCGTTTGTGGGCAAGGGCGGCAGCGGGAAGACCACCATGGCGGCGCTGTTCGCCCGTCGGGCCGTCAACGTCGGTCGCTCGGTCTTGGCCATTGATGCCGACATCAATCAGCACCTGGCCGCGGCATTGGGGATGCCCGCCGAACGGTTGCCCGTTCTGCCAATGTTGGGGGAACGGCTGCCGTGGATCAAGGAATACCTGCGCGGAGACAACCCGCGGATCGCCTCCGCCGATGCCATGCTGAAGACCACCCCACCGGGGCGCGGGTCCCGATTGATCCGACTGACCGCCGATGACGTGCTGCTGGGCGAGGTGACCACTCCGGTTGCCGGGCTTCGCCTGGGCGTGACCGGTGGGTTCGCTGAAACCGATCTGGGGGTGGCCTGTTATCACTCCAAGGTCGGCGCCGTCGAGTTGATGCTCAATCACCTGGT
Proteins encoded:
- a CDS encoding DNA polymerase Y family protein, with amino-acid sequence MRVLVVRCPDWNEDEPFEPVVAAVESHAAGVEILRPGLLALAARGPASYYGGEEPAAERLIDAIAEECEVDCGVGIADTLFAAYLAAHHGHVVPAGQTPDYLGGVDIGALGRPDLVSVLHRLGIHTLGEFAALPAASVVDRFGADARFAQRLAAGEDTRPPVPRTPPPDLTVSVDCDPPLERVDVAAFTARALAVQLHRLLGMHGLACSRLIVSATTGTGVQLSRVWRHEGALSADGVADRVRWQLDGWLTGRKSVLSGITALSLVPDGLLSQTQAQPGLWGNDGSSEARAVRALTRVQGMLGAEGVVTAVPDGGRGQGERVRLVPWGEPREAIRPVDRPWPGALPPPAPALLLNPPEPVSVCDDTGGLVEISGRYRASADPATVRFGNGTEVAITDWAGPWPVSERWWGSGQRRYARIQVVLADDRALLLIVENRQWFIEGGYD